TTCACAGCGATCCGACGGGGGGCATGCTTGGGTATGCCCTCCGTTTTGATTCTCCGCCGGGCAGCTGTGAAGAGGGACGGCATGCTCTCGCCGCAGGGCTCAAGGCACCGACGGAGTTCGGCTACAAGGTCATGCTCCAGGAGGCGGAAGAGCTCTTCATAACGGGATATGAAGTCCACCGGGGCAACCCCCAGGATGCCTCGCTGTTACCGGCCGCGGTGGACCGGCACAAGAGGGTCTTCGGCCATGCACCTGAACGGCTGGCGGCAGACCGCGGCTTCGGCACCCCTACCAATGACCGGCTGCTCAGCGAGAGTGGGGTGAAGCGCATATCGCTCCCCCGCTCCGGAAAACTCTCACCGACCCGACAAGCCTATCAAAGGCAACGATGGTTCCGCAATCTGCAGCGCTGGCGGGCTGGAGGCGAGGGGACCATCAGCCTGCTCAAACGCAAGTATGGCCTGCGCCGATCGAGGCTACGTGGCCATCGCGGGGTGCGGTGCTGGGTGGCCGGGGCCATTTGGGCTCACAACCTGAACCGCCTGGCGACCATGGGATAGAGCTGAGGACAGGGTAGGAGAAGAACAGCCATTCAGCCAGTCGGCCTTCGAGTCCTTGCTTGCAGAGGACTGGATGAACCATATTTCAGCGGAATCTAGGTAAGCCCAGTAGTCGCGCGGAGTCTTTGCCACTACGACTGTCTCCTTGCTGCCGTGACTGGCATTGGCCCTGATGTGAGTGGAGTCGGTCACAACGGCTTCGCCCTGGACCAATCCCGCAGCTTTGCACTGCTCAACGATCTCCTCGAAGAAGGCCAGGAAGAGGTCCGTGCCGGCGAAGCGTTCATTGCGGTTCCGGGACAGCGTGGAGTGATCCGGGATCCGGTCGTCGACCTGAAGATCGAGGAACCAGCGATAGGCCAGGTTCAACTTGATCTCCTGCTCCAAGCGGCGTTCGGACGGGATCCCGTACAGATAACCGATCAGCCACATCTTGACCAGCCTGATCGGATCAATCGACGGGCGACCCTTGTCACTGTAAAGATGGCGAACTCTGTCCCGGACGAACTTGAAGTCAACCTTCTCTTTGATCAGGCGGAGCATGTGGTCCTCTGGTATATAATCGTCCAGGTTTATGCACAGCAGCCTTGGCTGTGTCTGATCCTGCTCGTCAACCACGCGAGACCACCCTTTCGTGCCATCCCTACTGGATAAATTCGGCATGACACAGCTCAAACCCTTGGGCCACAACGGAAAAACCCCGGTCGACTAGCGATAGTCGATCGGGGTTTCTCAACAGGTCCCAGGTGGCCCGGGCACTTCACTTGATTAGTACAAGAGTAATGGAGTCATCGGCTAACGACCAGTGTCATCCTTACGTGCCAGGAGGTGGAAGGAAAACGGTCAAGTTAGGGCGAAAGCTAAAGGCAAAAACAAAACAGGCCGATACCTCTATAGAGGTTCCGAGCAGTTAGGGGGGGGCCGGAAATGAACCTTGTTCTGAAGAAGATCAAAGCAAAGGCTCACCTAGATGAGAGTTTGGATATGGACAACAAGGAAGCGTTGGGGCGAGTTTTCGCCGAGCTGAGCCCAGCGTTTTCTTCTGTTGAACGACTGTTCGGGTCAGTCATGTATTTTAGTGACCTCGAGTTCTTAGCCATCGATTCAGATAGCATTGAGCTCTCTGCCCGTAACCCCAAGGGTTGTGAAGTCTACACCCAGCGTCTATTGGATCTGCAAGGCCACATACTGGCAGCATTCGGAAGGCCGGAGGGGGCTAAGAGGTTCGCAATCGAGCACAGCTATAAGCTGACGCTAGGCGTGCAACCAGAGCTTTCTAAGGCCATCAGCGCCAATCAGGACGAAGATGTGAAGCTAGAACCGCAATTGATGGGCGGACATTTCACCCACCAATCTAGGAACGTAGGGGTTGTCTTGGCAGAGTCCGGAGATGATGGCTACGATGTGGCTACTTTTGCCAATATTCCGGCCAACGATATAACCCAGGTCTTCCCAGTCCTCGATTCTGCTGCGTTATCCTTGGCTCGTTTCCTGGCTCGTAGCCACGGCTTGGAGGTTGATGGAGTGTGAGCCAGGTTCTGCCAGCAGCTGATTGGCCCGAAAGGTCTGACCAGAGGGCCGTCCTAGGTTCTTCTCTAGCCAGCGAGTACATAGAATTGTTCCGCAGGATGGTCCTAAATGGTCCCGAGGGAAAGCGGTCCAGACTAGCGCCTGAATTCGTAAGGGAGTTCGTTGTTCGTTTTTTTGGCCGTGCGGCTAACTGGAGAACGCCTTTTACCGGGGAATGGCAGGATAGTAAAAAACAGGCATATTCCATAGCGGATAGTAGCACCCTAAGTCTTGCCTTAAGTGCTCTGCTAGAACGTGGAGGGCAGACGGTGGGGGAAAACGTAGACACGGTCCTGCTTTACGAAGATGCTCGGGAGCTTTTTTCTGGAATCGACCAAGTCATTGCAGTGCACGCACTTCAATGTGCAAGTAGCGTGTCTTTTTACGTTTTAGTCAATATGCCGACATGCGATGTCGAGGTGATAGATCAGGTATATGATGTCGACTTTCAATTAAGGACTAAATATCCGGAGATTGATATTGATCTGAAACTTGTTCCCTGTCCTCTTGCTGATAAGAGCCATGTGGTTCCTGAAAATGCTACTGCAATACTCCAGAGGTGAGTGTTGTGTCAGACAAAGGAGACCACCTCACTCAGGCCGAACACAATGAAGCACTGGCTAGCGAACTGACGGCCGTTGCACCCATGAAGTATAAAGACTGGGCAGTGACGGTTTGTTTTTATGCCGCGTTGCACTACGTAGAAGCTGCAGTTTTCCCAAGACATTGTGATAAGGAGGCCGCCGCTGCCAAGAAGGGCAAGCATACTTACAGGGTTGGGGTTGTTGAGAAGAAATGGGGCAAGCCGGCGGGAAAGCTGTATTTTAGGATGAGGATGGCGTCGGAAACAGCAAGATATCTTTCTAATGGCGGTACTCCCGGTGGAAGCTTCTTGAGCGATGCAGCCACCTTACGTTTTTTGAACCAAGATCTTAAGGATCTGAAGGCGTTCTTGCATGTCTAGTGCGGGATAGCCCAATACATTACCAACCCGCATTCAGTAGTGCACAGTCCCCGTGTCCCCCTCCCGACACTAAAGAGCCCAGCTAGACATGCAAATGTTGGCTGGGCTTTTTGCCTGTACTTATGGTAGAAATGGTTTCGTGGCTTTAGCCCGAGTTCGACAGT
The Bacillota bacterium DNA segment above includes these coding regions:
- a CDS encoding transposase produces the protein MVDEQDQTQPRLLCINLDDYIPEDHMLRLIKEKVDFKFVRDRVRHLYSDKGRPSIDPIRLVKMWLIGYLYGIPSERRLEQEIKLNLAYRWFLDLQVDDRIPDHSTLSRNRNERFAGTDLFLAFFEEIVEQCKAAGLVQGEAVVTDSTHIRANASHGSKETVVVAKTPRDYWAYLDSAEIWFIQSSASKDSKADWLNGCSSPTLSSALSHGRQAVQVVSPNGPGHPAPHPAMAT